A genome region from Wielerella bovis includes the following:
- the kdsB gene encoding 3-deoxy-manno-octulosonate cytidylyltransferase, which produces MTQFTVIIPARLSSSRLPNKALADIHGKPMVVRAAEQALKTTAQNVIVATDHDSIQAACVAHQIRAVLTGSHHQSGTTRLAEAVQLLDLADDAIVVNVQGDEPMIPPELIARVADKLANSDAPMATAAHPVHDFAEFMNPNCVKVVLNRQQNALYFSRAPIAYPRDSMLKNEEKLPEHTPLRHIGIYAYRVGFLKQYAAMSESPLETTESLEQLRVLWHGYDIAVEVLDFAPPAGVDTAEDLARVCEIWQG; this is translated from the coding sequence ATGACTCAATTTACGGTTATTATTCCTGCGCGATTATCGTCCAGTCGCTTGCCCAATAAAGCATTGGCAGATATTCACGGCAAACCGATGGTGGTGCGTGCCGCCGAACAAGCCTTAAAAACCACCGCGCAAAATGTGATTGTAGCAACCGACCACGACAGCATTCAGGCTGCTTGTGTCGCGCATCAAATTCGTGCGGTTTTGACAGGTTCGCATCATCAAAGTGGCACAACACGTTTGGCAGAAGCGGTGCAACTGCTTGATTTAGCTGATGATGCGATTGTGGTCAATGTGCAAGGCGATGAGCCGATGATTCCGCCTGAATTGATTGCGCGTGTGGCGGACAAATTGGCAAACAGCGATGCGCCAATGGCAACAGCAGCGCATCCTGTTCACGATTTTGCCGAGTTTATGAATCCCAATTGCGTGAAAGTGGTGTTGAATCGGCAGCAAAACGCGCTGTATTTCAGCCGTGCGCCGATTGCCTATCCGCGTGATAGTATGTTGAAAAATGAAGAAAAATTGCCTGAACATACGCCATTGCGCCATATTGGGATTTATGCGTATCGTGTGGGCTTTTTGAAGCAATATGCGGCAATGAGCGAATCGCCGTTGGAAACCACCGAAAGTTTGGAGCAACTGCGCGTGTTGTGGCATGGCTATGATATTGCGGTGGAAGTGTTGGATTTTGCACCGCCTGCAGGTGTGGATACAGCAGAAGATTTAGCGCGTGTGTGTGAGATTTGGCAAGGGTAA
- a CDS encoding tetratricopeptide repeat protein, with the protein MSPSELSQRQQHERQLIEDYRLTQVQSAVQETHDYTQTHYGEDSVEHAQSLINLGNWHEYSGDYAASETLLKQAVQILRRHNTTGSLNAELADALHQLGGTYAKLARFEEAKNIHEEALALYHTFTNGECDKKIPILLNDLASDCMNIGQPEKALELYEQSAAQHEQLFGMAHRDTALAYTNLAVVYRGQGHRTEALSILKSTTQTLQDLLGDHPRTVFAWTELAVSHDEMQQYEEAAKIYSQAMQMLLRCVSEDHPIRAHILFCQARHYAQQHQFQAALPLLHQALMIVMNVFDENHPALRSIIQHIVTLTLMQEQDLDFLDTED; encoded by the coding sequence ATGTCCCCTTCTGAACTTTCCCAACGTCAGCAACACGAACGTCAGTTAATTGAAGATTACCGTTTAACGCAAGTCCAATCTGCCGTGCAGGAAACGCACGATTACACCCAAACTCATTATGGCGAAGACAGTGTGGAACACGCGCAAAGCCTCATCAATTTAGGCAACTGGCACGAATACAGTGGTGATTATGCAGCATCAGAAACGCTACTCAAACAAGCGGTACAAATTTTGCGCCGCCACAATACTACAGGCAGCCTGAACGCTGAACTTGCCGATGCGTTGCATCAACTGGGTGGCACATACGCCAAATTGGCGCGTTTTGAAGAAGCGAAAAACATACATGAAGAAGCATTGGCGTTGTATCACACCTTTACAAATGGTGAATGTGATAAAAAAATACCGATATTATTAAATGATTTAGCCAGCGATTGTATGAACATAGGGCAGCCTGAAAAAGCATTAGAATTATACGAACAATCTGCCGCGCAACACGAACAACTATTTGGCATGGCACACCGTGATACTGCTTTGGCATACACCAATCTTGCTGTGGTTTATCGCGGACAAGGACATCGTACCGAAGCCCTGTCCATTCTCAAAAGTACCACGCAAACGCTGCAAGACTTATTAGGCGACCATCCGCGTACCGTATTTGCATGGACAGAATTAGCCGTATCACACGATGAAATGCAGCAATATGAAGAGGCAGCCAAAATCTATTCGCAAGCCATGCAAATGTTGCTGCGTTGCGTTAGCGAAGACCACCCGATACGCGCACATATTCTATTTTGTCAGGCGCGGCATTATGCGCAACAACACCAGTTTCAGGCTGCCTTACCCTTATTGCATCAAGCCTTAATGATTGTGATGAATGTATTTGATGAAAATCATCCAGCTTTACGCAGCATTATTCAACACATCGTTACGCTAACTTTAATGCAAGAGCAAGATTTAGATTTTTTAGATACCGAAGATTAA
- the murU gene encoding N-acetylmuramate alpha-1-phosphate uridylyltransferase MurU — protein MKAMILAAGRGERMRPLTDHTPKPLLHAGGEPLIGWHLRRLKAAGIEQIVINHAWLGQKIEDTLGDGAAYGVHIAYSPEGAQGLETAGGIATALPLLGDAPFLVINGDVLTDIDFQAAQQIATSLPNTGKLAHLWLVPNPEHNPTGDFGLLNNGLLDANPHNGTGATFSGAGVYLPELFANTPPHTAAKLAPLLRQAMSQQRVSGEMHTGLWLDVGTPERLAQADAIVRARTDWA, from the coding sequence ATGAAAGCCATGATTCTAGCCGCAGGGCGCGGCGAACGAATGCGCCCACTTACTGACCATACTCCCAAACCTTTATTACACGCAGGTGGCGAACCGCTGATTGGCTGGCATTTGCGCCGCCTAAAAGCCGCAGGCATTGAACAAATCGTTATCAATCACGCATGGCTCGGGCAGAAAATTGAAGATACGCTTGGCGATGGTGCAGCTTATGGCGTTCACATCGCCTATTCGCCCGAAGGTGCACAAGGTTTAGAAACCGCTGGCGGCATTGCCACCGCGCTGCCTTTGCTGGGCGATGCGCCATTTTTGGTAATTAACGGCGATGTTTTAACCGATATAGATTTTCAGGCTGCCCAACAAATCGCAACAAGTTTACCCAATACAGGCAAACTCGCCCATTTGTGGCTCGTACCCAATCCAGAACACAATCCCACAGGCGATTTTGGTTTGTTAAACAACGGTTTGCTAGACGCTAATCCCCACAACGGCACAGGTGCAACATTCAGTGGCGCAGGCGTGTATCTGCCCGAATTATTCGCCAACACGCCACCGCACACCGCCGCCAAACTCGCGCCCTTATTGCGCCAAGCCATGTCGCAACAACGCGTATCAGGCGAAATGCACACAGGTTTGTGGCTAGACGTGGGCACGCCCGAACGCTTGGCACAAGCCGATGCCATTGTGCGTGCGCGTACAGATTGGGCATAA
- a CDS encoding Trm112 family protein, with product MQASFLDKLVCPITKKPLEYHADTQELWSKSAKLAFPIRDGIPIMLENEARELTDLEAKS from the coding sequence ATGCAAGCATCATTTTTAGACAAACTCGTCTGTCCCATTACCAAAAAACCACTTGAATATCACGCCGATACGCAAGAATTGTGGAGCAAATCTGCCAAACTTGCTTTCCCCATTCGTGATGGCATTCCGATTATGTTGGAAAACGAAGCGCGTGAACTCACTGATTTGGAAGCAAAATCATGA
- the lpxK gene encoding tetraacyldisaccharide 4'-kinase: MNFHQIIEQHWQRPNAILRLFLSPLSKIFAKIAQRRRAQFLSDKGSLKTQKLPIPVVVVGNIHAGGTGKTPITAALVADLQARGIKVGIISRGYGRKSKQIHVLHANSTADEVGDEPLMLYRRTHAPTAVAANRHAAGMALIAQYPDLQMIIADDGLQHYQLARDIEICVFPAADVGRTDLDVLPNGGLREPVSRLQDVDFIVVSNANHDTFSAAQTYFRLPICAYPSEKTLFFSQIQTAAAYRLNQPDDILSIGSLKNGARCVAVAAIARPQRFFNTLIQMGFILQETRVLPDHAAIDVSTLPRADYVLITEKDAVKLPANAPDNIWVVPIQAQISPDLAAEIMRKLGFQAAL, from the coding sequence ATGAATTTCCATCAAATTATTGAACAACATTGGCAACGCCCCAACGCCATTTTGCGGCTATTTTTGTCGCCCTTGTCCAAAATATTTGCCAAAATTGCCCAACGCCGCCGCGCACAATTTTTATCCGATAAAGGCAGCCTGAAAACACAAAAACTGCCCATTCCAGTAGTTGTAGTTGGCAATATTCACGCAGGTGGCACAGGTAAAACGCCCATTACCGCCGCGCTCGTTGCCGATTTGCAAGCGCGTGGCATCAAAGTTGGCATCATCAGTCGCGGATACGGCAGAAAATCTAAACAAATCCATGTGTTACACGCGAATAGCACCGCCGACGAAGTGGGAGATGAACCGCTGATGTTGTATCGCCGCACCCACGCGCCCACCGCCGTTGCCGCCAATCGCCACGCAGCAGGCATGGCACTTATCGCGCAATATCCTGATTTACAAATGATTATTGCAGACGATGGCTTGCAACATTATCAACTGGCGCGAGACATAGAAATTTGCGTTTTCCCTGCTGCCGATGTTGGGCGGACAGATTTAGATGTGTTGCCCAATGGCGGTTTGCGTGAACCTGTTTCGCGTTTGCAAGATGTTGATTTTATTGTGGTCAGCAATGCCAATCATGACACATTTTCTGCCGCGCAAACATATTTCAGGCTGCCTATTTGCGCGTATCCATCTGAAAAAACGCTGTTTTTCAGTCAAATTCAAACAGCGGCAGCTTATCGTTTGAACCAGCCTGATGATATTTTAAGCATAGGCAGCCTGAAAAATGGCGCACGTTGCGTGGCGGTGGCGGCGATTGCGCGTCCACAACGATTTTTTAACACGTTGATACAAATGGGATTTATCTTGCAAGAAACGCGCGTATTGCCCGACCATGCTGCCATAGATGTGTCCACTTTACCACGCGCAGATTATGTGTTGATTACGGAAAAAGATGCGGTAAAATTACCAGCTAATGCGCCTGATAATATTTGGGTTGTGCCGATTCAGGCGCAGATTTCGCCCGATTTGGCGGCGGAAATAATGCGGAAATTGGGCTTTCAGGCTGCTTTATAG
- the prmC gene encoding peptide chain release factor N(5)-glutamine methyltransferase → MLTLQQWLNQTTLPRNEARMLLQQITGYTRAQLITHDTEVLSASQLTALNQLAQRRTQGEPMAYILGEREFYGRIFRVSPAVLIPRPETEHLLEAALFRLPTHGILWDMGTGSGIIAITAALERSDATVYASDISPDALAIAQQNATTLGANIQFAQGSWFAAAHAFRLPVDKVHILVSNPPYIENHDPHLTQGDLRFEPQTALTDFADGLQHIREIARHAPDYLHENGYLLLEHGYDQATAVQHILRENGFVDVQTLPDLAGLDRVTLGQITT, encoded by the coding sequence ATGCTGACACTCCAACAATGGCTTAATCAAACCACCCTGCCACGCAACGAAGCCCGTATGCTGCTACAGCAAATAACAGGCTACACCCGCGCCCAACTCATCACTCACGATACCGAAGTATTATCCGCCAGCCAATTAACCGCACTCAACCAACTGGCACAACGCCGTACACAAGGCGAACCAATGGCGTATATTTTGGGCGAACGCGAATTTTACGGGCGCATATTCCGCGTTTCGCCCGCCGTCTTGATTCCGCGCCCTGAAACCGAACATTTGCTAGAAGCTGCACTTTTCAGGCTGCCTACACACGGCATTTTGTGGGATATGGGCACAGGTAGCGGCATCATCGCCATTACCGCCGCGCTGGAACGCAGCGATGCCACCGTGTATGCCAGCGACATCAGCCCCGATGCGCTCGCAATCGCCCAACAAAACGCTACCACATTGGGTGCAAATATTCAGTTTGCACAAGGTTCATGGTTTGCCGCCGCACACGCTTTCAGGCTGCCTGTGGATAAAGTACATATATTAGTCAGCAATCCACCGTATATTGAAAACCACGACCCACATTTAACACAAGGTGATTTGCGTTTTGAACCACAAACCGCGCTGACCGATTTTGCCGATGGTTTGCAACATATCCGCGAAATTGCGCGCCACGCACCTGATTATTTACATGAAAATGGCTATTTGCTGCTGGAACACGGTTACGACCAAGCCACCGCCGTACAACATATTTTGCGTGAAAATGGTTTTGTTGATGTACAAACGTTACCCGATTTGGCAGGATTAGACCGCGTAACATTGGGACAAATAACGACATAA
- a CDS encoding CopD family copper resistance protein, with product MSQFYSWAHIIHLVCAITFVGGVFFEALILSAIHSKNVSRDARREVEHAISKRAVRVMPFVVAGVFLSGLVMIHRYATILRHPFASAFSIQLSLKILLAFSILCHFIIAVYKMKTHTLTVAWSKYIHTAVFCQMLLIVLLAKTMFYISWG from the coding sequence ATGAGCCAATTTTATTCTTGGGCGCACATTATTCATTTAGTTTGCGCCATTACTTTTGTCGGTGGCGTATTTTTTGAAGCACTCATTTTAAGCGCGATACACAGCAAAAATGTCTCACGCGATGCGCGGCGCGAAGTAGAACATGCCATTTCAAAGCGCGCGGTGCGTGTGATGCCATTTGTTGTCGCTGGCGTATTTTTATCGGGATTAGTCATGATACATCGCTATGCCACCATTTTACGCCATCCATTTGCCAGCGCATTTTCCATACAACTATCCTTAAAAATTTTGTTAGCTTTCAGTATTTTATGCCACTTTATCATTGCTGTATACAAAATGAAAACACATACATTAACCGTTGCATGGTCAAAATACATTCATACCGCTGTATTTTGCCAAATGTTATTGATTGTATTGCTCGCTAAAACAATGTTTTATATTTCTTGGGGCTAG